In Procambarus clarkii isolate CNS0578487 chromosome 13, FALCON_Pclarkii_2.0, whole genome shotgun sequence, the genomic stretch AGTCGCCGCAGATAACCAGCGCACCAGTCCCGACCTGGAGGAACGCCAGCAACCCCAGGGAGGCAAGCAGGCGGAAGGCCCTAGGGAACTAGCTAAGCGGAACGAACGGGCCGCGAGGGACGGCGCAAACACACGCCAGCACTGGGGGTAGTCCTGACTAACTTGTACAGGAAACTCTCTTACCTTAGGGTTTGCTGGGTAGGGCAGGGGGCCCCTGCGGTACCGGCCTGGGATGTGGAAGGCCCCAAAGGATCGGAGAATATCAGTTGTGGGACCATAGTAGCGGAGAGGGAGTCCGATTGCTTGAGAAATCCCGTGTACACAGTAAACAAAACGTAGAAGTGGTAAGGGTACTGGCCCACGTGTCGATGAGGCGTGGTGCTGAGCGTGGagccgcttcgtgaatcttggacctggtcgggagagggagtgagagcgggacctgacttcccgcgccttttatgccacccaggctggccgcaccacgcctgcgggacgcgatgcgcaattgtctcttccttcccccgtcagaaactccaccgcctttcgtcaaaaggcagtgggccattactggatctaatattcaccgCTCTAGTTCTAACCATAAACGATGCAAACTAGCGATCCGCCGGCGTTATTCCCATGACCCGGCGGGCAGCTTCCAGGAAACCAAAATCTTTGGGTTCCGGGGGAAGTATGATTGCAAAGCTGAAACTTAAAGGAATTGACGGAAGGGCACCACCAGGAGTGGAGCCTGCGGCTTAATTTGACTCACCTATGGGTGAGTTGATCTAGGGGTGGTTGTAGATAGAAACTATCTCTATCTCCTGAGGATCTCCTGAGgatcacataaagaacgttgtgtgaggagtctatgccatgctttctaacttcagaattgcttttaaatacatggatggcgaaatattaaagaaattgttcacgacttttgttaggccaaagctagaatatgcagcagttgtgtggtgtccatatcttaagaagcacatcaacaaactggaaaaggtgcaaagacatactactaagtggctcccagaactgaagggcaagagctacgaggagaggttagaggtattaaatgtgccaaaactagaagacagaagaaaaagaggtgatatgatcactacgtacaaaatagtaacaggaattgataaaatcgacagggaagatttcctgagacctggaacttcaagaacaagaggtcatagatttaaactaattaaacaaagatgccaaagaaatataagaaaattcactttcgcagagtggtagatggtaggaacaagttaagtgagaaggtggtgggggccaaaactgtcagtagtttcaaagcattatatgacaaagtctACCCagcaagagtgctgggtagacgggacactacgagcgtagctctcatcctataactacacttaggtaattatcagtcaggaagagattcagctagcctcaaagagtgtcagtCAGTCTGGAAgaaattcagctattcttgaaaatatctatggaaaacaccaccatggaagcggttatctatgctacttgtaccaGATGCATCATTAAATGCAGAAAATCATTCATCTATGTATTATCTATATAAATTAGAGATTGCATAGGTGGGCAAGGatggcgctcagagctacaactgtatcgtcctcataggtgctgtatcacttgcatccgacctttgtgttagttccttattgtgcctagcttcataAATATCataacccttatgttcttcaaacaataaggtttgaattacaCCGACAGAGcatcagacaggtgtttgggagccagaggcgtgtgcaccacccatggttgctcactcagttctaacccagccagcagcccttgggcaTTCTGggcattttttccaagatggctacctctcactggaggtccttaagagtccatttcgtacacaaccaaccggcCACACATTTTGAATTggtacaaaaaaataataaaaaaaagttttctCCATTGGCGCAGTTTCCTACGgacagagttttctcggttggcgcagtccaGTGGTTAAACGAATATGTACTTATGTACGTATCcagagattatttcagagtaatactatgtttttccacattcTACATTCAATACCATCATTGTAATAggtaaatatgccatatttcttcattacttgcaTAATGCTAGGAGGTTTTGAGTAGCACTGGGTAGAAGTGGGTGTCATAGGTTGTGTCAAAGAATTTTGTTGTGTCTCAGAGACCTGTCAAGAATtcggtggtggtggacctttaaatgttgtctaggggGATAAATGATTTTACTTGAGCCTAGGGGAAAACAAGGAGTAAGGGAAACAGCGTAGTACAAAGACACAAATTTATATGCATATGACACACACGATAATATATATTCAACAATGTGAATTCCTTACAACTTAAGGGCATGCTGTACTAATACAACCCCCAAGTGGGCACTGGCTACCCTATGGCTTACAATCCCAAACCTGGAACCTTGCACACAGCCACTATACCTACCAACCAGTGACACACATATTTACacttctaggaaacctggactctctctTATAAAACATCACCAAAGACTGCATTACtactctaccctatcttgcaacccTGATAACAAGTAATGATGGCTTATCTAACTGTACGGCCAGAGAAAAACCCTCAGATAGCAAGGTCTAGTCGTCAACGTATCCGCCTCCCCTCATGTCaggatggcgtccacctctcttgcctcatcgccccttaacactttcgctcggcgACAACTTTGCATTGCGTTGTCCGTTTAGTAGACGGACTTCCGGTGACAATGCTCTACATTGTGGTGTGTCTTTTAATACTAAGTTCATAAGATGCTGGAAAGTTGTTGGGGCATTTTTCAGCCCAAAAGGTATTACAGTGAATTCATACAACCTATCTGCAGTTATAAATGCACTCATCTCCCGtgctcttggtgttaaaggaattTGCCCATACCTTTTTGACAGATCTAGTTTTGTTGCAAACTTGGCTTTACCAACACTGTCTATGCAATCATCTACTCCAGGTATTGGAAAgttatcatcaacagtcattACATTTAGCTTACGGTAGTCAATAACCAACCTGTGAGTTCCATCCTTCTTTGGAACCAAAATACAAGGACTACAACTGCTGCTGTTAGGTCTCACCAATCATTGTTGAAGCATGTAGTCAACTTTTTTCCGGATGAGATTCAACTTGGTAGGGTTGACTCTATATGGGTGTGACTTGACTGGTTGGTTGTCTGTCACCTCGATGTCATGGTGAATAACTGTAGTTTGGATGTGAATATCGCCAAACATGTCTGCATGAGAAGTCAGCAACTGCTCCAAGTTCTGTTTCTGCTCTGATGACAAATGTTCCAACTTCTTGACATTAGCCAACCACTTCCCATTGCTAAAATAAGGTACATTATCAAAATCACATTACCCATTATTCTCATCTACATGGGTTACACTAAGCACCTGGTTGGTATTGGTAGTTCCCTTCTGTGTTAGTTTCATTTTATTTATGTGTACACTATTTCCTTTCTCTTGAGATCAGGTGTCTGGATTACATAATTGGTGGGCTTGAGTTTCTTTATCACTGTATAAGGACCTTGGAACCTATGCAACAATGTTGGTCCCTTTCATGCCATTAGTACCACCACTTTATCACCTGCCTTAAAATGTCGTTGCTTTGTCTTTTTATCATATTGCGCCTTCATTTTTCCTTGAGCTTCTTTAAGTTGAATTAAGGCTTTAGCCCTGTTTTTGTTTAACTTGTCTTGTAATTTATCAATACAGTTTGACTGCACAACACTTTTGGGACTTCCGACTAACTTATCTCTTAAGATGGTTAGTGGACTTCTCACATCATGGCTAAAAACTATTGAGTTAGGTGAACACCCAAGGGACTCCTGATAAGTATCCCCTCAGTGCCATGAGCATCAGTGGAAGATCATCATCTCAGTCTCTGCCAGTTTCCATGAACTAGTTCTCAGCATTTgtttaaccaccgtgctgtgtcgagtttattgtgaaattcccccggtgcgcatgaaatcaagtgttcccaaaaaattattttttctttttaaaataataaattaccttccctgaacacgtgtatataaaaaataatgtCAAATTCCACTTTGGCCGTGAGGAgggggacaaggtgcgctgtgacgtaatCATGGGCTGGTCGCTGGTGCGTgactcgcccagacacggtcgcgcgtgCCATTCAAGACCCGCCAGTTGCCACAATtatatttacaaatattatttctatgtaTTTTCAATGCTTTCTAATGTTTTTTCATATCGTATCAGATGTATATATGTGTCCTGACAATGTATATAAAGTATAACgtccataatgttccatggaactgtgatatacATGTGTCACTAAAGTGTCCTCAATAAAGGTTTATTGTTGCAATGTTACTTGTTTTACTTTCACTAATAATACATTatatacagtttcacacactatttacaaagTAACACATAGTATTACACTCTTAGTACTTAGCAAGAGAGTGATATTCAAAGAAGCAGTCCATGAGACACAACGGGACTTTGCACTCAACACATATGGTACACACAGATTTTCGCTTCCTTGGTTTTCGTTCTgagtgcttgcaaataatgcagtaACGTATGCCTTTGGCCTAAATTCCTGTAGGTGGTAGGTAGGCAGGCTTGTGAATTGCAAAAGCCCCTTTACCAGCCAGTCTGTTGGAAACTAAATGCGCTCTGGTCGACGAGTGTTTAGTCAAGGGAGCTTGACTAAACACTCTAATTGAAGTTTTTTTGCCCATTTTCATCAtaaacatgttgaaacagttgggGCACTGTTACGTCCACAAGATGAAAGAAGAATTTCCTTGTCCACTTTACAGTTCTGCGGACACACTCAACAGCaccaaccatcatgtcacatttatctacaAGTCTCATATTTATATTGTAGTCAATGATACAATCTGGCTTGAACAATGATCCATCACCTCGATACCTCACTTTGCCACTGTCAAGCATTTCACCAGTGTGAATAGTTGTCAACATATTAACTTCACGTTTGTCTTTCCAACACACTTCTAATATTTTGTCACATTTTCTAAGTTCACAATCACCTACACCAATATTATTGTCAAAACCTGGCATTTCTCTCCTATTTGTCTTTACAGTGCCACACACTCCCATGTTATGTTCAAGGAAGAACTTTGTTAGCAAGGGGCTCGTATAATAATTGTCAGTGTACAGAAtgtgccccttgttcagcaatggttccattagcgtCTTCACTACACTGCCAGAAAAACCCGAGAGGATCCTCTGAGGGTATGTCTACATCTGTACTAGAATATAATATCATATCGATCACCATTCCGGTTTCACAGTCGCACAGTACAAAAAATTTGAGGCCAAAGCGGTGCCATTTCGATGGGATGTATTGTTTGAAGAGAAGACGTCCCTTGAAAAGAACTAGGGATTCATCAATGAcaacattctgtccaggtacaaagtAATGACGAAATTTCCCACTGAGATCATTGATCACTTTTTGCACTCTCCAAAGTCGATCATTTCTATCAAAATTTTCAAGGTTTTCAAAGTGCAGGCACCGTAGTAGTAGCaggaacctgtctcgtgacatgtaTTTGTTGAACACAGGTGATGAAACAGCAGCTTTGCAGCTTCTTTGTTCCAATAATCCTGTATGACTTGCTTCTCCGAGTGTTTTTGGAGCATACATAGAGCAAACAACACATACAGCTCAACCACAGTGGTGTCCTTCCAACGTATCATACGTGAAGCCTGTAATATTCCAGCTTCAATAAGTTGCCCAGCATATCTGTTGGTTTCGGCAACCAGATGTTGCATGAActgctcatcaaaatatgcacaAAAATATTCCATTTCCGTCATGTCTTCACCTGTGTACGGGAACATGGGTGCAACCCCCCATGCCCTCCCACATCACTATCATCAAATTTAGGTTTTTGTAGTACAAAAATGTCACAGTCCTCCCACACAAATTCAGCCATTCTCCTTTTAGCATCTCCACGAGCAACTCCACTACGGGTGCGTTTTCTGGCACTAAATCTCCTTTGGGGAAGAGTTGGAGGTCTTCTACCTTGTCTACTAGTAGGGCGATCAGGGAAAGTAGATGTAGAGGCAACACTGTCGTCAGTGTCGTCGAGAGGGAATACATGGCGGCGCTTGGCAGGGGCGACCTGCTGAGACAGCAGATCTGCGCCTGGTAACACCACGACAATGGCAGCTGCTAGCCCTTgcctcatctatgctacttgtatcagtagCAGCGTTACTAAACCCAGAAAATTACTCAACAGTATCACTTTCGTCAAAAATGagagatggaggtggtggtggtgaggataaTTCTGGCAAGAGCAATGACCTGTGACGCTTCACTGTGCGTGCAGCTCGCCCTGAATGATACGCGCTCACTGTATCGTCTTCATCTGTATCTATTTCACTTCCACTAGACCCCTGAGTTAAGTCTCTATCAATC encodes the following:
- the LOC138364447 gene encoding piggyBac transposable element-derived protein 4-like: MGVCGTVKTNRREMPGFDNNIGVGDCELRKCDKILEVCWKDKREVNMLTTIHTGEMLDSGKVRYRGDGSLFKPDCIIDYNINMRLVDKCDMMVGAVECVRRTVKWTRKFFFHLVDVTVPQLFQHVYDENGQKNFN